The DNA window CCCGCGACCTGCAGATAGCCAAGGGCACCGCCCGCACGCACATCGAGAACATCTACCGCAAGCTCGACGTCCACAAGCAGCAAGAGCTCATCGACCTCGTGGAAAGCTACGAAGCCTAACGGCAGGGCGCCCCTTTGTCACTCCCCAACCTTACGCTTCGACCGGCTCTTCCTTGCGTTCGGCGCGGGCGCGCTCGATCTCCTCGAGGGCCTCTTTGGGCGACTTCGGGCGCGGCGTCTCGTGCGAGACGGCCTCGGCCAGGGCCTCCTCGTCCGCGCCCTCGATGCGGACGCTCTTGATCGCGTCGCCTACGGACAGGCGGTCGATCACGTCCAACCCCTCCACCGTCTGGCCGAACACGGTGAACTTGTCGTCGAACTCGGGCTGCTCGGCCAGCGAGAAGTAGAACTGGCAGCTGCCGGAGTTCGGCTCCGACTTGTGCGCCAGGCAGAGGCTCCCGCGCACATGGCGGTTGCCCGGGTTGGCCTCCCACTCGTCGACGATGGTGTAGCGCGCGTCGCCCGTGCCGGGATGGATGCCGCGGATGACGCCGCGCGCGGCGGCCTCCACCTGCGCCGGCCCGAGCGTGCGCGTGGTCGGGCACCCGCCCACCACGAGCGAGCCGGGCTTGCGGGCATGGAACTTCAGGTTGTCGTAGAACCCGCGCGCGGCGAGCTCGACGAAGTTGCCCACGGTGACGGGCGCGTCCTTGCCCATGAGGCGCACGCGGACGGCGCCGCGCGACGTCTCGATGACGGCGACCTCGCGGCCGTTGGGCACGTAGCGCGGCGTGTAGGCGGGCAGGGTGATGCGGGGCATGGCAGATCCTCCTCAGACGGGTCGTTTTGCGCCCATCATAGCTCCCGCTTGCCGACACGCCATCCGACGCAGCGTCGTATTTTGAAGAAACGCGAGGTCAGCCGGGTACTGCTTGCGGTATCATCAGAGCAGCCGCGAATCGAAAGGAACCCTGCCATGCCCAACGTCGTCGTCGCCTGCTTCAGCCCCACGCGCTCCACGAGGCGCCTTGCGGAAACCGTGGGAGGCGCGGTTGCCGCAGAGCTCGGCGCGGCGACCGCGACCGTGGACTTCACGCTGCCCGCCGCACGTCCCACGTGCGTGGAGTGCGGCACCGGCGACGTGCTCGTGTTCGGGTTCCCCGTGTACGCGGGGCGCGTTCCCGTGCTCGTGGCGAACGAGGTCGCCCGCTGGGAGGGCGACGGCGCGACGGCCGTCATCGCAGGCGTGTACGGCAACCGCGACTTCGACGACGCGCTCGTGGAAGCGGCCGACCTCCTGGCCGCGCAGGGCTTCCGCGTGGCGGCGGCCGGCGCGTTCGTGGCCGAGCATTCGTCGACCCGCAAGGTGGCGACGGGCCGCCCGGATACAGACGACCTCGCCGTCGCCGAGCGCTTCGGACGCAAGGCCGCCGCGCGTATCGCGAGCGGGGCCGCCGCCACGCCCGCCATCAGGGGAAACCGACCCTACAAGGAGCATCCCGCCGCCATGGACATCCGCCCGCAGACCACCGACGCGTGCACGGCCTGCGGCGCGTGCATCGCGCGCTGCCCGATGGGCGTCATCCATGCCGACGACCCCGCGGTTGTGGACGCGGGCTGCATCCGCTGCAACGCGTGCGTCAAGAGCTGCCCCGAAGACGCCAAGTTCTTCGACGACGACTTCTCGAACATGATCCGCGCGAGGCTGGAGGGCCACTTCACCGCCCGCCGGGAGCCGGAGCTGTTCCTGTAGGCGCGCCCGCGCTAGTCGAGCAGCGCCTCGCCGAGCACCGAGTCGTAGCGCACCGACGTGCCGTCGGCGTAGGCCACGTTCCAGATGCGGTAGTCCAGGCTGTCGGGAACGTCCTCGTCGGCGAGCGCGCAGGCGTCGCTCGCGGGGTCGGACGCGCGGCGCGCGGGGTCGTCCGGCAGCGGGCGGGGGCGCTCCTCGCTGCCGACCACCCGCTGGTCGGGCACATCGGTGCGCACGGACTCCACGATGCCGCTCGGCCGGGCGTCGCGCTCCTCGGATGCGGCGTCGGTCGGGTCGTCGCCGCGGCGCAGCGCCGCCTCGGCCTCGGCGATGGCCTCGTCCAGCTCGCGGCGCGAGGGGCCGTCCTGCTCCATGGCCGCGCCGGCCCAGGCGTTCTGCTCGTCGGGGTCGGCCGCCGCGGCGCCGCTCGCGGGCTCGTCGTCCATGCCGGCCGCCAGTTCCGCGGCCTCCACGATGTCAGAAGCCGACGACGACCCGCGCTCCTTCTCGCCCACCGCGGCGATCCTGCGCTCCCGCTCCTCGCCGGAGACGTCCTGGCCGGCATCGGCGCGCTGCGCGGCGATGCTCACGCAGGCGGGGATGCGGATTGCCGCGATGGGGTCGCCGCCGAACGCGTTCGACGCCAGCAGCGTGCGGGCGCGCGCCACGAACCCGGCCGCCTCGGGCGGGATGGCGGAGTCCTTCATGCGGATGGCGATGACCGGCCCCGCGCCGAACTTCACCTCGGCCCAGGTGAACGGCACCATCTGCTGGCCTCCCCTCGCGCGCGCGTCGTTCTCGCGGGCCACGATCGCGCTCGTCTCGGCGAACTCCTCGTCCAGCCAGGTGGCGAGCGCGTCGCGCCACAGCGGATCGAGCTCGCCCTCGCCCGTGACCACGTCGTCGCCCACGTCGAAGCGCAGCACGTTCGCCCGCTGCGAGCCTTTGCTCGCGCGCACCACCTCGGTGGGCGCGATGGCCGTGAAGCGGCGCGCCATCTCGAGGCTGCCGCCTTCTTCGTAGCTGCGCTCGTCGAGGACCAGGTGCAGTTGGACGGGAGGATGGATGGACGCGGGCATGGCGGTTCCTTTCGACGCGAGCCGAGCCTGCATGCGCCCGGCGGAATGTTCATGTCCGGGCATTGTCCCTCCCGGAAACGGCAACGCCCGCGGCCGGGCGCGGGCGTTGCGAAAGCGTTTCGGCGCGGAAACCGGGCCTATGCGAGGAACCTCCCGGCTGCGGAGTCGAACTCGCGCACGGCACCGTCGGCGAGCTCGACGCCCCACACCGCGTAGTCCACGTCGCACGCTGGCGGCGCGGGCGCGGCCTCGGGCTCGGGCTCTTCCACCGCGAGCAGCGCGTCGCCGCCGAACTCGAGCTCCGCCCATGCGTAAGCCAGGCCGTCCATGCCCTGGTCGGCGCACACCTTGTTGCTGGCCACGATGGTGTCGGACACCAACATCGTAACTACCTTCCTTCATCACCTCTTCTTGCCCATGCTCTCGGCTTTGCGGTATTTGAGCACCTTTTGTCCGATGCTCTTCGAGAAGGCGTCAAGGTTGTTCAGCTCGTCGACGATCCGCTTGAACGAATCCTCGACATCCATGACGGCGCCGCTCACGGCCGCGTCGCGCGTGGACAGCGAAGCGGCCTTGACGCGACTGCTCGTGCCGTCCAACAAACCGCGCATCTCGTCGATATACGTGTGCAGCTTATTGTCGAAGTGCTCGAGCGCATCGAGATCAACGAACGTCTCCATAAGGGATCCCCTTTCCTGTTATTTCGTCTCAAGCCAATCCGCGTAGTTGCGAAGAAGGTTGGCAGCCTCCACTCCGAGAGGCAGCGAGCCTTTTAATTCCTTCAAGATGACCTGAAACGACGATCCCATATGCGCGGCATCGGTGTCTCGGAACTCCCCGGAAAGGGCTAGCCAATCCTTCGCGATGTCATTCGTTCGGTCGATCACATATTCGTAAGTTCCTTCGAGCAACCGCGCGACCTCCTTCAAAGTGCCCGGGTCGGCCTCGATTATCCGCTCTCCCATATGCCTCTCCTTTCTACCAATCGGTTGCGTACGGCTTGAACAGCACCGCGTTCTCAGCCCTATCCGCGTACACCATTTTGAACTCCCGCTCGTCTGCAGGTATCGAGTGGGCTTTCGATCCCATGCCTAAGTCGTACGAATCGCGCCTACTGCATTTGCCTGCGAAGCGATGCGCGAAGAGGGTGTCGAAATCATCGCCCTTCACGTCGATCCCCGAGAACACCGAACGGATAGAAGGGATGGAATCGGCGATCCAGCACACATGGACCCGACGTGCTCCACCTTGCTGAAGAACGCGGAGCATCGGTTCGCGCGCATCGTACAGATGAGCTGCTCCTTCGGCATCCATCGCCTCCCGATGAGCGCCCTCGTCTCCAATTAGAGACGCCGTGCTCGCCAGCAGGGCGTCGAGCTCGGCCCGACCGCCACTGCGCGGAGCAGTCGCTTCGCTTCGAGAGGGCAGCTGCTCGAACGCCTCGGACATCTCGTCAAAGCCCTGCAGCACGATCATGACGTTCTCAAGGTCGCCTTGCGCGAAATACTCGCACACCTCGGACGGTGACGGCAGTATGCGAAGAGGCATCAACCGCGCCATCTCGTTCCAACGGGCGTCCCACCCCTCGGCCTCGGCGAGCGCGGGATCGCAGATGACCGCCCCCGCAGTGCCATGCCGCCGGAACATCCCAACGAGGAGCAGCGACGCAACATCGAAGGCGAGCCCATCGCCTGCATCGAGGATGAACGCGTTCTCCTTTTTGCGGCTTCTCAGCTCGATCCCGAACTCCGGATCGGAGAAGTTGGGAACCTCCCCCACCGGCAGCGCGACCCTTCCCCTGGAATCCGCCTCGTGCGGAAGCATCGCCCGCTCGTTCGCATCGAAACACCGGCAGGAGCGAGATCCATGGTCGCCGAAGAGCGCCTGCTGCCGCGCAGCCGACGCGGCGATCTCATCCTCGCCCACAAAACGGCAGGAGCACCTCACGTTGACGCCGCGCACCTTCGCGTACGCCTCCCCCACCGCCAGCGTTTCTTGCGCAACGTCCGAATAGGCGCCGAGCATGTCGGCGACCTCAGACGGCTCGCTCCACTTGAACAGCACCCTGCCCGCCATCTGCTTGCGTGCGGCGTCAGTGAGCCCGCTCATGCCGCTGAGGGTTTGATCGGCTATGAGGATATGCATGCCGTAAGCACGGGACTCACGCAAAATCTGCTCGAAGCTTGTTCGCGTGTCGCCCTCATCGTTCAGCATCAGATCGGCTTGCCGATGGAACTCATCGATAACCACGAGCAGCCGGGGCAGCCGCGCCTCCGGGACGACCTTGCTGTTGTAGGAGCCGATGCCGCGCGTCCCTTCCGCGAGGATCAGCTCCTGGCGTCGCATGAACTCCGTCATCAGAAGCCCGACGAATCCCTCGACGAAATCAGCCGAGCCGTCGAGGCCGATGAACGAGATATGAGGGAAGCGGTACTGGGGGTCGCGGTACAGGCCG is part of the Arabiibacter massiliensis genome and encodes:
- a CDS encoding peptidylprolyl isomerase, which translates into the protein MPRITLPAYTPRYVPNGREVAVIETSRGAVRVRLMGKDAPVTVGNFVELAARGFYDNLKFHARKPGSLVVGGCPTTRTLGPAQVEAAARGVIRGIHPGTGDARYTIVDEWEANPGNRHVRGSLCLAHKSEPNSGSCQFYFSLAEQPEFDDKFTVFGQTVEGLDVIDRLSVGDAIKSVRIEGADEEALAEAVSHETPRPKSPKEALEEIERARAERKEEPVEA
- a CDS encoding 4Fe-4S dicluster domain-containing protein, with amino-acid sequence MPNVVVACFSPTRSTRRLAETVGGAVAAELGAATATVDFTLPAARPTCVECGTGDVLVFGFPVYAGRVPVLVANEVARWEGDGATAVIAGVYGNRDFDDALVEAADLLAAQGFRVAAAGAFVAEHSSTRKVATGRPDTDDLAVAERFGRKAAARIASGAAATPAIRGNRPYKEHPAAMDIRPQTTDACTACGACIARCPMGVIHADDPAVVDAGCIRCNACVKSCPEDAKFFDDDFSNMIRARLEGHFTARREPELFL